In Nocardioides luti, the DNA window GCCCGCCGCCAGCACGGCCCCCTCCTTCACACCGATGTCGATGTAGCCCAGGACCTTGTCGAGCTGCGCCTGGGAGGCGACGGTGCCCATCTCACTAGCGGGATCGAGGGGATCACCGAGCTTGATGCGTGAGGCGCGCTCGGCGAGCGCCTTGCCGAACTCGTCGTAGATGTCCTCGTGCACCAGCACGCGCGAGCCAGCAATGCAGGTCTGTCCGCTCGCCGCGAAGATGCCCGCCATGACACCGCTGAGCGCATTCGCGAGGTCCGCGTCGGGGAAGACGATGTTGGGCGACTTGCCGCCGAGCTCAAGTGACACGCGCGCGACGCGACCGGCGGCACTGGCCGCGATCTTCTTGCCGGTCGCCGTCGACCCCGTGAACGAGATCGCGTCGACGTCCGGGTGCTCCACCAGTGCTGCACCAATGTCCCCGGCACCGGTGATGATGTTCACGACACCGGCGGGGAATCCCGCCTCCTCGATCAGTCGGCCCAATATCAGCGTGCTCACGGGAGTGACCTCGGACGGCTTGATCACGACGGTGCAGCCCACCGCCAAGGCCGGCGCCAGCTTCATGAGCAGTAAGGACAGCGGGCTGTTCCACGGCGTGATGGCGGCCACGACGCCGATCGGCTCTCGAACGGTGAAGCCCTGCATGTGGGGAATGCTGGTCGACAGGGTCTCGCCCTTGGGGTGCTCGGCGACACCGGCGAAGAAGTAGCAGTTCTCGGCCATCGACACCGCCTGGCCGCCGGTCTCGCGCATCAGCTTGCCGTTCTCGCGGACCTGGATCTGCGCCAGCTCTTCTGCGTTCGCGACGATCAGGTCGCCCAGCTTGCGCAGCAGAGCAGAACGCCGCGACGGCGTTGAGCTCGCCCACGGTCCCGTTTCGAAGGCGGTCTTGGCGGCTGCCACCGCACGATCGACGTCGTCGGTGGTCGCGGTCGGGACCAACGCCCACGCTTCGCCCGTGAAAGGGTTGGTCGACTCGAACGTGGCTCCGCTCGAGCTTGCGGTCCACTCTTGGCCGATCAGCATGTCGTAGGTCGAGACAGTCATTTCAATTCCTTTGCTCGTGGCACGGCCGACAGTTCTCCCAGGTCGACCAAGATTTCGTGTGGGTTGAGGTGACGTCGTCACAAAGACATGTCGATCACCTGACGCGCGCCGTTTCCGTCAGCGAGGTGGTCGAAAGCAGTGTTGATCTCGTCCAGCGAGAAGCGCTGGGAGATCAGTCTGTCGATCGGCAGCAGACCGCGGGTGTGCAGATCGAGGAAGCGGGGGATGTCGCGCCGGGGCACCGCCGCACCCATGTAGCTGCCCACGAGCTTGCGCTGGCTGCGAACGAATTCGGTCACGGGAACCGAGAACACCGCGTCGCTTTCGGGCAGACCGACCGGGACCGTGGTTCCACCGAGGTTCGTGGAGTAGTACGCCTGGTTCAGAACCTGCGCGACGCCGGCACTTTCCACGGCGAAGTCGACGCCGCCGGGTACGATTCTGCCGATCGCGGCGACGGGGTCCACCTTCGCGGCGTTCACGAAGTGCGTGGCTCCGAGCTCAGCGGCCCGCGCGAACTTTGACTCCAGGACGTCGACCGCGATGACCGGGGCGCAGCCGAACATCTTCGCGGCCATAACCGCGCTGAGGCCCAGGCCCCCCATGCCGAAGACTGCAATGCTGGACCCAGGCTCAGGGTGCGCCGAATTGATGACCGCGCCCGCTCCGGTGAGAACAGCACAGCCCGCCACCGCAGCGACATCCAGCGGAATGCTGGCATCTATCTTTACGAGGGAGGCCTCGTGGACCGCCACCTGGCGGGACAGCGCAGAGACGCCACCACGGTGATAGATCACGTCGCCGGCCTTGTCGGAGTACTTGATCGCTCCATTCAGCAGCGTGCCCTTGATATTGGCCGAGTTTCCTGCGCCGCACTGACTCGGGCGTCCCGCACGGCAGTCGCGACACTCCCCGCACGAGGCCACCCACGAGAGGACCACGTGGTCACCGGAGCGGAAGGTCGTCTCGGGTCCCACCTCACGCACCACGCCGCTCGCCTCGTGACCGATCATCACCGGAAGATTCCGCGTTCGCGAACCGTCCACAGCGGACAGGTCCGAATGGCAGAGTCCGGCGAACGCGATCTCGACCAGGCACTCCTTTGGACCCAACTCCGCGATGATGACGTTCTCGACGCGGACCGGCTTCGACTCGGCGAAGGGTCGGACGTTGGAGGGTTCTCGGACTACTGCCCCTTGCGTGATCATGTGCGCACTCTTTGCATGTTCGCGGTGGACGTGTCGGACGACCCACACGCAGCAAGGACGACTCCGAGGGACGCAACCGCGGCGCCGAGGCCGAGCCTCGAACGACGGCGGCCTCCGAGCTCCACGTTGTTCATCACGTACACCATCTCTCCTTTTGGTTGCGGCGATTGGGTCGCATTCCGTCCACCCACGCGTTCGGGCGGAGGGGACCTTCCTCCGGATCGTTTCGGCTTCTAGTCAGACAAGTACGCCGTCCGCGGTCAGCCGGTCGATCTCGCGATCGTCTAGGTCCAGATACTCGCGACACACCTCGCGGGTGTGCTCGCCGAGCATCGGCGCGCGACTGAGTCGTGCGGGCGTGCGGGACAAGGCGAATGGCGTCCCGTTGTAGGCGGTCTTGCCCATCTCGGGGTGGTCCAACCTCACCCAGTGCCCACGCGCCACTAGTTGCGGGTCCGACATCACATCCGCGGCGGAGGCCACGCGCCCGGCCGGCACCCCCCGCTCTAGCAGTTCTGTCGCGAGAGCCGAGGCATCGCGTCCGGCCACGGCGGTGGCGATGACCGCGTCTAGGCGCTCGCGATTGTGATGACGGCCCGCCTCGGTCTCGCACTGTCGGGGCCATTGTGCTTCGGGCAGGTCCAGGACTTGCGTGAACGCCGGCCACTGGCGGTCGTCGGTCACCGAGATGGCGATCCACTCGTCGTCGCCAGCGCACTGGTACACCCCTTGCGGCGCGAACCGCCTGTGACCGTTGCCGATGGCCTCGCTGTCGCGCCCGTTGACGGTGTAGTCGAGGATCGAGGCCCCGAGCAGGCCCACGGTCGGCTCCGTCTGGGCCATGTCGATGTACTGACCCCGCCCGGTGCGACGCCGGTGACGCAGCGCCGCGATCGTTGCGAAGGCTGCGTGCGTCGGGTTCGGGACGTGGTCGGGATAGTTCGTCCCCGTGCCCACGGGCGGGCGGTTCGGCACACCGGTCAGATGGTGGAAGCCCACGAGAGCCGCAATGGTCTGCCCGAAGCCGAGGTAATCGCGGTCGGGACCCACGGTTCCCTGCATCGACATCGCGACGTAGACGATCCCGGGGTTGAACTCCCGGACCTCCTCATAGGAAAGGCCGAACTTCTTCATCACGCGGGGCGTGAAGTTGTTCGCGACCACGTCGGACTGACTGATCAGGCGACGAGCGAGGGCCTGGCCGTCGCTGGTTTTCATGTTGATCGTCACGCTGCGCTTGCTGGTGTTCCGGTCCGCGAAGTAGCCGCTGCGGTCCACGCCGCGGATGCCGTCCTTGAACGGCGGCGTCAGCCTGACGGCGTCCAGGCGGGCGGAGCTCTCGATCTTGATGACCTCGGCGCCGCTGTCGGCCAGCAGCTTGGTCATGTATGACCCGGCGCCCACCCAGCAGAAATCGGCGACGCGGACACCGGTCAGTGGCAGCTTCGTCATCACGCCAGCCCTTGCCGCGTCAGCTCGGCGACCTCGTCGGAGGACACACCCAGCTCGTGAAGGATCTCAGCCGTGTCGGCTCCTAGCTCCGGGGCCGGTCCGGCCAGGCTCCACGGCGTGTCCGACAGCTTGTACGGCGCGCCGGGAACCTTCACGCGATCACGCCCGAGCCCGGGCGTCTCCGCCCAGAAGTCGCGGGCCTTGAGCTGGGGGCTTTCGACCACCTCCCGGGGCGAGTTCACCGGCGCGAACGGCACCCGCCAGCGCTGGGCCTCGTGGTACAGGTCCTGCTTCCCTCGGCTTCGGAAGAACGGCGTGACCACACTCGCGAGTGTCTGCTTCGCCTCATCGGTGTTGAAGTAGTCGCGGTCCTCCCACGCGGGACCCTCGAGGCGATCGACGCCTTCGATCTCCTCGTGCTTAAGCCAGGCCAAGAGGTTTTGCCAGTGACGTGTCTCACCGAAGCCCGCGGCTTGGAGGAAGACGTATCCGTCCGCGCACTCGAAGACGCCATAAGCGGTCGTCTTCTGCTGGCCTCCCCAGCGACGCCGGACCGTGCCCTCGAGGTCGTAGAACTGCACCGCGTTCTCCAGCGCCATCGCGACGCACTCCTGGATCGAGACGTCAACGTGCTGGCCCTTGCCGGTCAGCTCGGCGTGAGTCACCGCAAGCAGAGATGCAACGGCTGCGAACATGTTGCCGGCGGCGTAGGCCTGATCTCCGCCCGGCTGGACCGGTGGACCGTCGGCATAACCACTCAGCGACATGAAGCCGCCCAGGGCCTGGCAAGTCAGGTCGCTAGCGGGGTATGCCGCGTATGGTCCCGTCTGCCCGAACGGGGTAATGCTCGTGACAACAAGCGCCGGGTTGACCCGCTGGAGGTCCTCGTAGCCCAATCCGAGTTCGACCAGGCGCCCCGGGCGCTCCGACTCGATCAGCAGCGCCGCGGTCTTCAGTAGCTTGCGCAGGACCCCGCGAGCCGCCTCGGTCTCGATGTCGAGAACGATGCTGCGCTTGCTTGTGTTGTTCGCGAAGAACGGCAGGCTCTGCTCCGGCTCGCCGTCGACAAACGGCGGCATATGGCGCAACTCGCTGCCCTGCTTAGGTTCAACCAGAATGACGTCAGCACCCAATTCGGCGAACATTTTGCCGCAGTAGTTGCCTGCAGCGCCCGCGAGATCGATCACACGGACCCCCTCTAGAGCCCCTGGCGCCCTCCGCTCTCCCATCATAGATGACATAGGTATCATGTATGACATCGTACGTCTACAAGCAGGGGAGAGTGACTCACCCCTTTTCGGCTTCTCGGGTTGTAAAGGCAACCGCGGACTACGTGACCACGCCAGCTGCGCGCAGAATCATCGGAGGTGCCGGCGGCCCTCGTTAGGGCCCTGTGCGCACCCGCGGAACGTAGCTGTCGGCAGGTCAGCGCGAATGTGTCGGTCCCGACCCGAGCCCCTGAGAGCGTCACGTACTCAGCCGCCTGGGCGACGGCCACCACCATCGGGTTGACGGACTTGTCGAACTGGACGTCCGCGACGAGACCAATCCGCCGGGTCGGCACGTTGAATTCGATCATCACGGACGCTGCCGTTTCCACCTGCAGTGCCGCCGTCTCGTTTCGTCGTCCTGGACTTCACCCTTGGTTGTCACTTGTCGTCGACCTGATCACGAAAGATCCACCGAAGCGTCTCGGGCATCACGGCGCCGCCGTGCCTAAGAGAGTGTCCACCGGTTCCGAACTCGAATACCGACTCGTAGCGGCGATACTTCAGTGCAGCCGCGAGATCGTAATTTGCGATCGGGATGCTGCCAAAAATGATGTCGGCGTCGCGGGTCCCTGACTGGTGCCAGACCCGGATCGGCTTGCGCGACTCGCGGCGGACCATGCTGGGTAGGTTGTTAGCCCCCCGGATGTTGATGAAGCTTCCGCAGTGCGAGATGACGTTGCCGAACACGTCGGGTCGATGGAACGCCGCGCTGAACGCACCTGCGCCGCCCGAACTGTGGCCAGCGATGACGCGGCCCTTCGGGTCGTCGGTCAGACGCACCTTGGTACGGATGATGGGGAAGAGTTCCTGTTCAAGGTAACGGGCGAACTCGCCGCTGACGGTGTCG includes these proteins:
- a CDS encoding CaiB/BaiF CoA-transferase family protein — translated: MSYMIPMSSMMGERRAPGALEGVRVIDLAGAAGNYCGKMFAELGADVILVEPKQGSELRHMPPFVDGEPEQSLPFFANNTSKRSIVLDIETEAARGVLRKLLKTAALLIESERPGRLVELGLGYEDLQRVNPALVVTSITPFGQTGPYAAYPASDLTCQALGGFMSLSGYADGPPVQPGGDQAYAAGNMFAAVASLLAVTHAELTGKGQHVDVSIQECVAMALENAVQFYDLEGTVRRRWGGQQKTTAYGVFECADGYVFLQAAGFGETRHWQNLLAWLKHEEIEGVDRLEGPAWEDRDYFNTDEAKQTLASVVTPFFRSRGKQDLYHEAQRWRVPFAPVNSPREVVESPQLKARDFWAETPGLGRDRVKVPGAPYKLSDTPWSLAGPAPELGADTAEILHELGVSSDEVAELTRQGLA
- a CDS encoding zinc-binding dehydrogenase is translated as MITQGAVVREPSNVRPFAESKPVRVENVIIAELGPKECLVEIAFAGLCHSDLSAVDGSRTRNLPVMIGHEASGVVREVGPETTFRSGDHVVLSWVASCGECRDCRAGRPSQCGAGNSANIKGTLLNGAIKYSDKAGDVIYHRGGVSALSRQVAVHEASLVKIDASIPLDVAAVAGCAVLTGAGAVINSAHPEPGSSIAVFGMGGLGLSAVMAAKMFGCAPVIAVDVLESKFARAAELGATHFVNAAKVDPVAAIGRIVPGGVDFAVESAGVAQVLNQAYYSTNLGGTTVPVGLPESDAVFSVPVTEFVRSQRKLVGSYMGAAVPRRDIPRFLDLHTRGLLPIDRLISQRFSLDEINTAFDHLADGNGARQVIDMSL
- a CDS encoding aldehyde dehydrogenase; this translates as MTVSTYDMLIGQEWTASSSGATFESTNPFTGEAWALVPTATTDDVDRAVAAAKTAFETGPWASSTPSRRSALLRKLGDLIVANAEELAQIQVRENGKLMRETGGQAVSMAENCYFFAGVAEHPKGETLSTSIPHMQGFTVREPIGVVAAITPWNSPLSLLLMKLAPALAVGCTVVIKPSEVTPVSTLILGRLIEEAGFPAGVVNIITGAGDIGAALVEHPDVDAISFTGSTATGKKIAASAAGRVARVSLELGGKSPNIVFPDADLANALSGVMAGIFAASGQTCIAGSRVLVHEDIYDEFGKALAERASRIKLGDPLDPASEMGTVASQAQLDKVLGYIDIGVKEGAVLAAGGKRPDAPELAKGLFVEPTVFMEVTNDMRIAREEIFGPVASLIRFKDEDDAVRIANDTSFGLAAAVWTQDLGRAHRMASRLRAGNIWVNNYRRLSHVTPFGGFKESGLGRQNGVHAVDEFTEVKTILIDTGSTIADPFNPRS
- a CDS encoding CaiB/BaiF CoA transferase family protein; the protein is MTKLPLTGVRVADFCWVGAGSYMTKLLADSGAEVIKIESSARLDAVRLTPPFKDGIRGVDRSGYFADRNTSKRSVTINMKTSDGQALARRLISQSDVVANNFTPRVMKKFGLSYEEVREFNPGIVYVAMSMQGTVGPDRDYLGFGQTIAALVGFHHLTGVPNRPPVGTGTNYPDHVPNPTHAAFATIAALRHRRRTGRGQYIDMAQTEPTVGLLGASILDYTVNGRDSEAIGNGHRRFAPQGVYQCAGDDEWIAISVTDDRQWPAFTQVLDLPEAQWPRQCETEAGRHHNRERLDAVIATAVAGRDASALATELLERGVPAGRVASAADVMSDPQLVARGHWVRLDHPEMGKTAYNGTPFALSRTPARLSRAPMLGEHTREVCREYLDLDDREIDRLTADGVLV